DNA from Eucalyptus grandis isolate ANBG69807.140 chromosome 5, ASM1654582v1, whole genome shotgun sequence:
GACATTATTGTTCCTGAGATATCAAGAGAATGTTTCAAATCTGCAATGGATTTTTTTAGACAAACGACAACTCAAAGCCTTTCATTTCTGTTAAAAATGTGACGGGGAGAAAGTAAGATACAAAATGATCATCTGCGTGAAGTGAAATATGTCAACTGAACTGTACCTGTGGGTGGAAGGACATTGTCAACAAATATGAAGATCGCCTTTTCAGCGCTCAGCTTAATTCTCTTCCTGATCACGTAGACAAACTGACCCACGGTAAGGTCGGCTGGGACAAGATATCTGCAAGTTTTCAACATTAAGTCAGTATATGAACAAGTCAAGTGTCACAGCCATGCCTTCCTACAAGTGCAGATAACAAAATGATAATAGCAGTCGATTAAAAAGGGCTCAGGTGCTGTTGCCGGAGTACGGAGGGACGCAGGTGAAACTGGGAGAGAAGGAGTACCACCTGTACAGGGATGAAGACATCCTGGGGACGCTGCACGATTGATCGATCCCGGCCCGTGTATGGACGGCCGGTCAGTGGGTTCTGTCATGTCGTCGGTGGGGATTTTGGGCGGATTCTTTCACTCGATGTCGAACGAAGTTGTCGAGCtcgaaattgttgaatcaatgaGACCAATTTGTATCCGGTGCGATTCCTCCTGTTTAATGCTAGACTGTAGAGCTCGATTCTTCCGAACGTGAAACTGTAACTTGTCGTTTCCTCTCATTTCCATCCTAACTTCCTCCTAACAGCGCCCGGGTGagattgattgaaaaatggGGTTTTTGGATTGACCCTATTCGCGGGTGATTAACGATCTGCTCTCTGTTTTACTCTCACTGGGATTATCTTGATGGTCGTGATTTTATGAGGACGACCTGAGTTTCTTACGCTTGTGGGTTCTGGTCCGAGTCGTGATGGGCAAAAGTACAGAATTTGCTTATGAGTTGGGTCGTCTTAGAAAGGATCTCAATCGCATCAGCTACTGATCAATGATCTGTTAGTAAATAGATCTTGAACCCTGTCTTGGGTCTTGTTCGGGTCGTTTCACTAGTCGGGCTGGCTTTAATAGCAGTGACTGCGATGATTGCCGTCGGTGTTGTATTGAGCGCGATCGTGTGACCAATTTACTCAACCGAATAGATTGGCAGAATCAGGTAACCTGAACCGAGAGATAAAAGGCTTTTTATAAAGACCAGAATCCGCAATTACAAACCCCATGCGCGTGTTAGATCGCATTCATTTTTGCACCCAATCTTGCTCTCATATTAATGAAAGGAGCTATTGATCATGATAATGCCATTAGCTATTATTCTGTATTTCCCTTCTTCGATGCCAGTTGCTCCTTTCGTACTTTTACTTCTTAAACAGCAAGCTGCGGGGCTCTTCTAAAGAGAGTAGAAAACAGCAAATCATGAAAGTTTAACAAACTACTGTATCTCGTATGAGGctgtaaaaaaaaagtatagccAGGACTCGGGAGTTGAAGAAATCGACAGTGGGTCACCAACAAAGAAATGAGTTGGTGAATCTAGAATCTCCATGATTGCCTTCCCGAGACCTTGGCTCAAGAAAGACTCCATTATGAAAAGATCTAAACATATAGTAATGAGCATAACCCCCCTAGCATTCAGAAGTCATGCTCGGTGAGAAAGCACAAACAATTCACAAGAATGCAACGGCGTAAAGACCAAGCAGTTTTAttcttcaattctctctttcttcttcttcttcaatttcctGTCAGAATGCTCAATTGACTGAGATGAAGCAGCTGAACCGTGATCTCGGGAACGCTCTGAGAACTCTGCAGTTGTTGCACTGCTATGATTCCACCCAGAGTCTTGAGTACTATTCATCAATCCCAAGGAGTCAGTGGATTCCTGAGGATACCTTCTCTTGTAAGGTTCTGATGTCTCTCCAGCATCAGTTACGCCGCTTTTCTGCCGACTGCTACGAGTGTAGGACGTGTTTCCTCTGGATGAGCGTGAACTTCTCAGTCTACTGTTTGGTGTCACAGATGAAAATTGATGGGAGGCATTTGTAAGTGATGTTCCTGGTCTAAATCTACCGGATGCGACTTTGGAAGCAAGTTTCTCGAGCTCATTAGGATCTGGGTAGTGGACAAGGGAGACTCTTCTTGAAATCTTCCCAACTGTCAAAAATAGAAGCAAAGTCAACTACAACCGATTGCAGACCAGCCAAACTCAACAATGCTGGTTGAGAGAACATCCATCCCAATCTGAGTACTGAACTTGGAAAAAACAACTGTTCAAATTAATGAT
Protein-coding regions in this window:
- the LOC104446319 gene encoding autophagy-related protein 8f, whose amino-acid sequence is MLKTCRYLVPADLTVGQFVYVIRKRIKLSAEKAIFIFVDNVLPPTGTIMSAIYDEKKDEDGFLYVTYSGENTFGDN
- the LOC104444407 gene encoding mediator-associated protein 2 isoform X1, encoding MDGGASGGAGEGYVPPPEYVEDAKEALVDLDTSDSTELWLIQWPRDMPPDLGGQELKLKLHRDGKLGSFEDSSGKEYDVVSFAAQEPDATVFTASSSGSRIVGKISRRVSLVHYPDPNELEKLASKVASGRFRPGTSLTNASHQFSSVTPNSRLRSSRSSRGNTSYTRSSRQKSGVTDAGETSEPYKRRYPQESTDSLGLMNSTQDSGWNHSSATTAEFSERSRDHGSAASSQSIEHSDRKLKKKKKERIEE
- the LOC104444407 gene encoding mediator-associated protein 2 isoform X2, giving the protein MPPDLGGQELKLKLHRDGKLGSFEDSSGKEYDVVSFAAQEPDATVFTASSSGSRIVGKISRRVSLVHYPDPNELEKLASKVASGRFRPGTSLTNASHQFSSVTPNSRLRSSRSSRGNTSYTRSSRQKSGVTDAGETSEPYKRRYPQESTDSLGLMNSTQDSGWNHSSATTAEFSERSRDHGSAASSQSIEHSDRKLKKKKKERIEE